A genomic stretch from Lathyrus oleraceus cultivar Zhongwan6 chromosome 2, CAAS_Psat_ZW6_1.0, whole genome shotgun sequence includes:
- the LOC127121600 gene encoding uncharacterized protein LOC127121600, with protein MPTDSKFMKDILTKKMRYSNQETINPDASCSAIIQRTLPRKETDPGRVTLLVTIINVYIYKALIDLGFSINLILLSMVQRLGNIEIKSTKMTLQLADNSITRPHGVGEDVLVKMDKVLFSIDFVVIDMEEYVDAPLILG; from the coding sequence ATGCCAACTGATTCTAAGTTTATGAAGGACATTCTCACAAAGAAAATGAGGTATAGTAATCAAGAAACCATCAATCCCGATGCTAGTTGTAGCGCCATCATTCAAAGAACTCTTCCACGGAAAGAAACCGATCCTGGAAGGGTTACATTACTTGTCACCATAATAAATGTATACATTTATAAAGCATTGATTGACTTGGGTTTTAGCATAAACTTGATTTTGTTGTCTATGGTTCAAAGGTTAGGCAACATTGAAATTAAATCAACAAAGATGACATTACAATTGGCCGACAATTCTATCACTCGTCCACATGGAGTGGGTGAAGATGTTTTAGTTAAGATGGACAAGGTCTTGTTTTCTATTGATTTTGTTGTTATAGACATGGAAGAATATGTTGATGCACCTTTGATTCTAGGATGA